A segment of the uncultured Desulfobulbus sp. genome:
TCTATAAGCTGCCCAAGGCGGTGCACTCGGCGATTACCTCACGGATCAAGAGTCTGGCCCGGCTTGATATCGCAGAAAAAAGACGACCCCAGGATGGCCGTATCAAGATAGGACGCCGTAGCGAAGAGGCAGAGGCGGAAATTCGTGTCTCCACCATTCCGGTGGCCTTTGGCGAGAAGACGGTCATGCGTATTCTCAACCCCGAGGTCATCTTCCAAAACTTGGATTCACTTGGGTTCTCACGGCGAGACCGGGTTGTTTATAATTCATTCATGTCCTCTGCCCATGGTATTGTCTTGGTGACCGGACCTACCGGTAGCGGTAAATCAACCACGCTTTACTCGACATTGAAGCAGATCGCCTCGCCTGAGAAAAATATCATCACGGTGGAAGATCCCGTGGAGATGGTCTACGAGGAGTTCAATCAGATCGCGGTTCAGCCACAGATTGATGTCACCTTTTCAACCATTCTGCGTAATATCCTGCGACAGGATCCGGATATTATCATGATTGGGGAGATACGGGATCTGGAAACCGCGACCCATGCGGTGCAGGCGGCCTTGACCGGGCACCTGGTCTTCTCAACCCTGCACACCAACGATGCAGTCTCCACCATTATTCGTCTTGAGGATCTGGGGCTGGAACCTTTTCTTATTGCCTCAACCATGCTTGGCGCCCTGGCCCAGCGGCTGGTACGGCGTATCTGTCCTCACTGTGCCGAACCTTACCAGGTGGAGGGCACGGAGTTGCGTAGACTCGGCTTTCCGGTGCAATCTGAGGAGAGCGTGGAGCTGAAAAGGGGCAAGGGCTGTTTGCAGTGCCGCAATACGGGGTACCTCGGTCGTCTGGGGATTTTTGAGATTTTTCCCATGTCCGATCAGATGAAAAAATTGATCAGCAACAAAGCCCACGATTCTGAGCTGCGGCAAACTGCCATTCGTGAAGGTATGAGCACCCTGCGCGAAGATGCCTGGCGCAAGGTTCTCTCTGGGCAAACCACAGTGGAAGAAGCCCTGCGCGTTACTGGAGAAATGGAGAGTCTGTGATTTTTTTGTGGCGTTTGGGGCAGAAGCGCCTATATTGCCCTGCACAAGAAACCTGCGTGGGGAAAAAACGGGTGCGCGTTACGCTGCTCACGGATTTAGGAAAGCAATGAAGAAAGCAGTCTGAGATCATGGGACAAAAAATAATCGCCAAAAATAAAAAGGCGTTTCACGATTACTTTATCGATCAGACCTTTGAAGCAGGTCTGGTGCTCAGAGGACCTGAGGTGAAATCGTTGCGCGGCGGCAAGGTCAACCTGCGAGATGGCTATGCCCAGGTGAAAGATGGCGAGGTCTATCTCTATAATGTCCACATTTCACCGTACTCCTTTACCACCTATGCCAACCAGGACCCGATGCGAGTGCGCAAACTGCTGTTGCATAAGCGTGAGATTCGCAAACTGATCGGGAAATTACACGAGAAAGGCATTGCGCTCATCCCGCTCAAGATATATTTTATTGAGAATGGCAAGGCCAAGGTCGAACTTGGGCTCGCCCGCGGTAAAAAACTCTACGATAAACGGGCTTCCTTAAAAGAGAAGGAATCCCAACGAGACGTAGAACGAACCATGCGGCGTGATCGCTGAGTCGTGTAATAAGAGAATAAATT
Coding sequences within it:
- a CDS encoding GspE/PulE family protein; the protein is MSFLNSESLLDLLVKEQVLSPDQRQHIILHKGRQRQKLLKQFGGRRHDDEIRPDKWDPDLVDIIASMGLKSPGAGKPLVTDEAIMRAVSRGLKIPYKKLDPLELDMDTVTKTIPRSFALNHLLLPFERSASELCVATYHPDNRHVLEDIEKANQVRVKPFLTTRKDINKIQAEFFGFQRSITAAESQFGSSGGSATVDIGNLEQYVRLSSAKELSSSDQHIKAAVNHLFSYALEQRASDIHIEPKRDVCLVRYRIDGILHIIYKLPKAVHSAITSRIKSLARLDIAEKRRPQDGRIKIGRRSEEAEAEIRVSTIPVAFGEKTVMRILNPEVIFQNLDSLGFSRRDRVVYNSFMSSAHGIVLVTGPTGSGKSTTLYSTLKQIASPEKNIITVEDPVEMVYEEFNQIAVQPQIDVTFSTILRNILRQDPDIIMIGEIRDLETATHAVQAALTGHLVFSTLHTNDAVSTIIRLEDLGLEPFLIASTMLGALAQRLVRRICPHCAEPYQVEGTELRRLGFPVQSEESVELKRGKGCLQCRNTGYLGRLGIFEIFPMSDQMKKLISNKAHDSELRQTAIREGMSTLREDAWRKVLSGQTTVEEALRVTGEMESL
- the smpB gene encoding SsrA-binding protein SmpB codes for the protein MGQKIIAKNKKAFHDYFIDQTFEAGLVLRGPEVKSLRGGKVNLRDGYAQVKDGEVYLYNVHISPYSFTTYANQDPMRVRKLLLHKREIRKLIGKLHEKGIALIPLKIYFIENGKAKVELGLARGKKLYDKRASLKEKESQRDVERTMRRDR